The nucleotide window TCTTTCCTCCTGTTGTTTTAGACTCATGCCTTTTTTTGGCCAACGTGCCTTTTTCGTTGTGTTTATTAAACTCAGACCATGTCCCATTTCTGCGCCTCATTTTCCATCCATTCCaatgcaatatatttttttcagactgtcaatacaatacaaatccAATTAATCTAAATGTATATCTAAATTTGATATTACATTAAATGTGTTattaaatgtatgaataatttgtgttaataaataagaatgaaaaacatcttgattaaatgattaaatacttAATATGATTTAGCATAAATCACCAGTTGGTCCAGTATCTTCAGAATTCAGTAGTTTGCTTCAGACAGGTATTCTAAAGACGGACAGCCTATTTGCTATTTGTTATTTGGTCCGGCTGCTGCAACAAATACTGTGCTCTGCTCAAGCAAACAGGAAGTAATTAAGCTCTGAGCTTTAAGAAAAACCAGTCGCAGCAGCAGCCGTCGGTGGGAAGTCTGTATATCCGCAGTGCAAACAAATCCTCAGGGGTATCCTTGCATGTAAAGCTCCTGTAGAAACCGATACTACAACATCAAGCAAAGGGCTTCCTTTTTGCTCACTGTAGTGTTTCCAGATTGGTTATTAAAAATAAGTATTTCTGTTgcaagaatatttttttacattcttataCATACATTCTTTCAATGATGAAGGTTTTCTCCCTACTAGATGAATTCAATAAATATAACCGCTACCAGGCAACACAATAGCCAAATGTAATACATGggtgtagataaaaaaaatagaacaacCAAAAGCAcatattttatctattttattacatattccTTTAACATCGTTCAGTTGGCAAATTGGAGTAAAAAACATAGTTGCTTTGTCTTATCTAAATAATTCATACGTACAGGGTACCTTgcacaataaaaacagcaacatatttacatatacattaaaTCCTATATCGCTTATAAATAATACTAATTTACAGCATGTACAGTTCTTAAGAGCAAGTTCAATTACAGGAAATAGAAAACACACAACAATGCAGTTATGCCTTCGCACAATGGAATACAGACAGGGTGGGGGTGAGGCGGAGGGGTAAAGAAGAGAAGGTGAGCGAGTACATGTGTGTCAGATTTATGGTACACTTGGGTTTCTCCTCTCAGAATAAGACAGTAAATCCCTCATATTTGCAAGGCCATATGCTACTTTGCACACTGAAGGGCTCCCGCTTGGGCAACCTCAAGCTTAATTGTCATTTCAAAAAAGGGTGAAGATGAAGCCATGGATATTTTACACAGTGACTTTGTAATGTAGTTTAGTGACTTTATTTGGCAACATAAATAACCTAGTTTCCATTCCAAGTTCACTCAGTTGGTGAAACATGTTCCTTCACaccatttaaatgcattatgccTAGCACCTTCCACATGTGACATTTGGTGACACCATCAACTCATCTCTTTATTTGACTGTTGGAATGCTGTCACCTGATCCACTATGCTCTAGTAAGCAAGCAATTCTTAAAAAACGAGAGAGGTATCTGGGCATTACATAAATCATTATGACAATtatactgtcatttttttcatatgatCTTAAATGACCAAATCAAATGTTTTCACAGCATTGTATGTATAGAGAAATATACATTAaagtgcatattaaaaaaattaagtaaagaaaatttaaaaaaattataccaaTGGATAGTGTTAACATAAATCATATATTTTGCAAATACAGTTGAAATTAATTAGGACATTCAATCTGCTGAAAATGGAGTGCGTGTGAAATCAGCTTTTCCCATCTGTTCACTGCCTGGGTCCACACATGTTTCCCCGTCATCACCTTTAAACTCTCAATCACTTTCAACATGAGTGAACAGGCAAAATGAAATTAGTTTAAGCATTGTAAATTTTCTGTGGACTAAATGCTTCAAATGCAGATGCAGTGAAAGAGCCTTGCTAGAATTTTTGGCTAACTAACTGATTAAATACTAGCACTGTGCAACAGTAAATATTGTACTTCTGGTTTGCTTGAATTGTACTTACACTGTAATGGCTTGGTCATTCACTAAATGGCATTGAGCTTCATTATTTTGACCTATGACTGAATTATATTGATTTTTTACCTTTGGAAAGTTGAAGGGACGTATGGCCTACGGAGCTTAACAAAGCATTTGTGCACATGAAATATGCTGACAAAGATAAAGTGATGTTGTTCCGTTTGTCTGTTCAAGCAATGTCCGGATGTGAGATAATGAAAAGATTTAGCCTCCCAGCCAGAGACCACAGAGTCTCCACTCCTGAAAAAACATGGCTGTCTAAAAGCAATaagccttaaaaaaaatacacacacaataaggCCTTTAACATAGAACTGTTGGAGTACAGCTAGTCCTTCCTGTTTATATGGCCAttttcaatgcttttttttttgggttattatttttttttgtttttggcacaCTGGATGCAGACGATCGCATCATCATATGGCGCTCCCCACACCTTCATTCTCAGCTTGGAAGTGCCCCTGGAGCGAAGTCAAATATTACTACTGTGCTTGCCATTAATACATTGTGTTGGTGTGGAGTTGAAAATAGAGTCCCTGTGTCTAAATGTAAACCTGGGCGTTATTTAACCAAAGGCAAAAAGAATTGGATAAGAAAAAGGAGCCTTATCAAATGTTTACTTCTCTCTCCTGACCTCAAAAATACAATTGGCCTGAACATCCACGCAGAGCCAAAGTGCAAGAAAACTGGGATCCCCCCGCTTCTTTCACATATAACTACACAATATTCTACATTCAGTTGCTGCATAAAAGTCAATTTTTTCAAATGTAGGTATTGGATTTTGTCTAGTGCAGCATTATTTAAGTGAGTTGGGGTATTGTTACATTTTGCTTAGATTAACTCAAATCCTTACTCACAATTTTGTCTGAGTGGCCTCTCTTGTTCTCATTTCTCATTGTTCTCATAGTTCTCATTTATTAGCAAAAGCCTTTTGGGTGTTTTGTTATTCCACCCTCACTTATGTCCACGTCACAGGAGCCTATTTAAATGTTAAccttttttcagcatttttgtctgaagttgacaaaaaaaaaaagagtaaaaaatgtatgtctTCCTACGTTAAAAGCAGGTTTGACACTATTCCATCTCCCTGCTCTATCCTAGCTACGCTAATGTCCTAGGTTTGAAGTTTACTGATCATGCTGTTTAATAGACGAAGAATGAGCTACATGGCGGGCGCAGGGTAGTGCCCACATCAGAAGAGTGGCTGCAACGGGATGACTGTGGGATGGGGGGCTAACATTGGAGGGAAAACAGCTGGGCGGGGCAAGGCATGGAAGGGGACCGCCACTGGGTGCAGACTGGGTGGAGCCACTACAGACACCTGCGGCGGAGACACAAAGTGCGGGGCGGCAGGCGGGCAGATTTCCGCGCCGAGGGGGAGGCGTGTTATGGGCAGGACTTGCGAGAAGAGAGGAGGCTGCGGTGGCAGGAAGGCGGCGTGGTGCTGCAGGATGGTGTGGCGGATGGTGATGGAGCCTGACGCGATGGAAGATGGCAGGTGCACCGGATGCAGCATGGAGGACGACACTGGGAGGTGTGGCCCTGAAAGGACCGGCTTCAGTTTGGTGGGGAAGACCTGCTGGTGCAGCACCTGTCTGTGAGGGTGGATGTGCAGGAGGCAGTGCCTCTCCATGCCTTCCGTAGGGTGGAAGCAGGAAGCTGGGTGAAACGGGCTGCTGGTGGTCCGGTGGAAGCCCTCCCTGTCCACTTTGTCCTCCTCATTTCTAGCGACCAGGTGGAACCGCTGAGGCTGGGATGGAGGACCGTGCTCACTCGATTTGTCCTGACTGGCTCTGTCTGACCTCTGTAGCGCAATCTCCCTCAGATCCAATAGGCAGACTTGCGCTGCCACGGCGGCCTCGGTACCCGGCTCTTTAACAGCATCGTCAGCGCTTAGCGCTATAACATGAATGCCATCGCTCTCATTTGTGTCACTGTTTGTAGGACTCAAAGGCTGAGATGGTGGGACAGCCTGACCGCATTGCAATGTTTGACAGGGAGTCCCTGTGCACCCTGCGTCACCCACTTCAGGTTGGCTAGGAGGGTCGATAATGGGactttctgtttgtctgtcatCCACGCAGCCATCAAGGAAACCAGGGCTGTCTGGCCTTTTGTGTGCACCGCTGGAGCTGTCACgcgggcttttcacacttggatCCACAATGCTCCCGACCCGAACGTTTCCAACACCGCTCGATGCAAGTGGGACCTCACCATGGCAATCTGATGGCGAACGCAGAGCACAGGCCCGTTTTTGTCTCTTCctgcgcctgtcgtggctgcagCTCGAGGACTCGTCAGCTGAGCCCTCCCTGGATGGTTGTCCACTGGACGGCCTCCAGTGGAGACCGGGCCCCGGCTCCGAGCCCACTGCATCCACATCGTTTAATGACGCACTGCGTCTTCTCTTCAAGCGCTGAATCCTCCGCAGCCCCTTGCAGTCATCTCCAGCACAGAGTGGCAAATTGTCCAGGCTCACGGCGTCCGAGCCAGCGGCGTCCCGGCCGCACGATGCGCAATGTCCTGCCACGTCTCGCCGCAACAAAGATGGAGCGGCGGAGTCACTCCCATCACTCCCGAGCACCTTTTCTCCATCCGGCAATGTCTCATCATCCAGCCTGAGGCAGCCTGCTGGGCCGTTTACGCCCCCTGCTGCCTCTCGCCTCCAGTTCCCCACCCTCTCCTCCACAGGAGCTCGGCTGCCGTCCTCGTCCTGATTTTGAGCTGATTGCTTTGACTTCTCTAATGGCAGCGCTTGCTGTGAAGTGGTGGCTTTAAATTGGCTATCAAGTCCTTCCCAGCACTCAGAGCGTCTCAGGAATTTCTTACATTTCTCTGTGTCGCTCTTGTTCCTGTCCGTCTCCTGGTGCCTCACCCTTCTCCTCCGCCTCCGCCTGCGCCTCTTTTTCTTGTTGCGGCTGCGGTAATGGCGGCGGTCTCTGACCTTCAGTTTTCCCTCTGGTCTTGTTTTGTTATTGCCCCAGTCTTTTGTGTTCCTGCACCTGCCGTGCATCTTCAGTCTGAAGCAGCCTTCGGTGTCGCTGCTGGATTGATAGCAGCTCCTCACTTTCACCAGGCCGTTGTCCAAACTCATGGGGACCAGCTTATTGTGCTTTACAGGACTGGTGGAGGCGGACCTGACAGAAGACTTGTGATCTGCTTTGTTCTCATTCTCTGCCTGGGGGTTGCTGGTTGCTCTGCTCTGTGATGTCTTGAAGTCGAAATGAAGAGGGTTGCAGCTGTATGACAGGGACGGCTCAGTCTTGGTGAAAGCAATCATCTCCGAGGGCCATTGGAAAACAGTGCTGCCATCTCTGCTCCGGACAGAGAAGAATGGCTGACTCGGCTTGGTGAAAGAGGACTTCTCAGTCAGCCCCTCCTCTCCCTGAAGACCAGAAAAGCCATCATCCCCATGGCCATCCTTCTCAGCCGAGTGACTGCGGTCCTTGGGGACAGTTTGCCCTGTGGACTCTTCCTTGCCTTGTGGTTGGCTGTCAGCACTGCAGCTCTCTACCGAGCTCTCAGAATCCAGAGGAAGGTCTGACTGACTCAGGCCAAATGGGGAGGAGGGAGTCTGGGAGACCGAAGGGCTAGCTGCGTCCTCGGAGTACACCAGCAAAGCGCACAGATTTGAGGCGGGCAGGGGGCTCTCCCGCCCTGCTGGTGACCCTTGGCTGCCCCCGCTGACACTTTTAGGAGAGAATGTGGCCTGCTGCGCACCAGTGCAATAAACTGTCTCTTCACAATTTAGCACTTTTTCAGTGCCGGGGGATCTGGGGAGGTCAAGTTCAAGCAGGGGCGCCCGGAGCCTCTGTCTGCAGCTCCGCTCCATCGATGCCTCCTCTGCGTTCTCACAAAAAAGCGGCGCAGACGACTCCAGCTTCACAGACGCCCGCtttggaaaagaaaaggagaacGCGATCTTCCGCCGGCTACCCTGCTTTTTTGACTTGCCAGCAAAGGACCACAGGGATTGCTTGCCACCGAGTCCTGGGTTGGAACTGCTGCCGTGACTTTGGCCCCCTGTGTCCAGCACTGCGGAACTTGGAACATCCTCCGGTACACCGTCACAACAGGTGTCCATAAAACCGGCCTCCACCGCCACCGTGGTGGATTTAAACATGGGCCCACTGCCTGGAGCGCTGCAGGATAGAGAAACACATGTGGCGCTCAGCTGGTTACATTAACATATAGAACACATCTGTAGTCTAAAACGGTGCAAAAAATTTGGATCTCAAGGCAATGTGATGCCAGAAGATTCCTCTAGTTCACACATTGTTGCATATGAATTgcattgtattgttttgtatgtattgAATCTAATGAATGCAAGATCTGGATAATAGACATCCTGCTTACCCAGGATGCCTTTAAAATTTGAAGGAGTCAGTATTAGGAATGGAGGCAGAGGGCTGGTGTTATTTCAGGATGAACAGAAATATCAGATTTAGCCACATGAGGTATATGCactttatataaaatatgatttactgtggaagtgtgtgtgtgtgtgtgtgtgtgtgggatgcaCTCCACAAAAATAATCTGATCAGGGAAGCACTGCACCCACCACTGAACCTCCCTTCGCTGTTCAGCCAGCTGATGAAGGCGTCGCAGGGCCCTCTCCTGCTTCCTCTCATCCTTCCTGGACTTGGAGGCCACATTGCGTGCAAACTCTCTCTGCTTCAGCTCCTTCAGTCTCTGTGGGGAGGGGAAGAAGCCCTGAGTTCAGATATCTCTGAATCTATAAGAGCAGGCTGCTCTGGGAGCATACTTCACGGCAAAGCGACACAGCAATTTGAATAATAATCCTCTTTGAGACCAGGAATCCCTTTCACTGCTTAACAACCTTGCATTATGAAGACTGGGTATCTCGGTGTATCAGGCATTCAGGGATAGACTGCAAAAGATTAAAAATCTCTTCAGGACTGTGGAAGGTAATAAAGGTGTTTGCACACCAGCGTTATGCTTCATCAGACCCATTTTCTGCACAAATGAAAAGTACCTTTGGATGAGGTTGCTAAACAGCATGAAATCCTGCTATTTATTTCAGATTAAAACCCAGTGATGCTAATTTGCATTTGCTTCCTGGTCCAGAAGAACGTGTTATTTGAATATGGGATCTTTCCTACCTGAAGAGTATTGATCAGGCCAGCATCATTCCGTCACTTCCAAAaggtttatatatttgtataaatatgTGATCTGAATTAATGGGGGTATTAATCTTCATTAATAATTCACACTCACTTGCATTCTGTACATTCTCTAATAATGATCGGTTCTAATTAATGTTAAAATGCCTGCATTTAGTTGTCTatgaatttttcatgttttgcttCAAGACAGACAAGCAGGTCCTCTGGAGACGAGCATTTAAAAACCATGGCCTGCTCATTCAGAAGAAGACTACGAGGTCATCTTGTGTGTTATGATAGTAGCAGTTGGAAGTAAAAATAGCATCGGTAACACCAGGCAGCCGGGAGGAGTCGAATCCAGCATTATAAATTCCGCTCAGGCTgggatgttatgcacagttcaCAGGCACCGTAACCTTTCTTGTTGGAGGAGCCTCTGGTGATTGCATTTACTTTGGCCGGGCTCACAGTCTGAAAAGGCAGACGGTCACATCAAGTGTAATTTTGTCATGTTAAGGCGGCCTCTGTTCTCCAAAATGGGCATTGCTGGGTAACCGGCCTGATCCCCAATGGATAGACCTCTCTGCCCGCCCGCTCCTCTTTGCATGTCGGCAGGCAGGCACACAGCAATCCATTGCATGAGTCTTTGTCAGGCGCCTTCTCACAAAATAGCAAACAGGTTGGCGTCTGCTATATTTATCACAATGCCTGAGCGTTGCTTAGTGAAGGTGTTTGCCTTGATTGAAGGCATGTTGAGAGGAAA belongs to Denticeps clupeoides chromosome 9, fDenClu1.1, whole genome shotgun sequence and includes:
- the znf804a gene encoding zinc finger protein 804A, yielding MACYYIVISSTHLSNGHFRNIKGVFRGPLSKNGNKNLDYAEKGKTLAKALEDLKANFYCELCDKQYYKHQEFDNHINSYDHAHKQRLKELKQREFARNVASKSRKDERKQERALRRLHQLAEQRREVQCAPGSGPMFKSTTVAVEAGFMDTCCDGVPEDVPSSAVLDTGGQSHGSSSNPGLGGKQSLWSFAGKSKKQGSRRKIAFSFSFPKRASVKLESSAPLFCENAEEASMERSCRQRLRAPLLELDLPRSPGTEKVLNCEETVYCTGAQQATFSPKSVSGGSQGSPAGRESPLPASNLCALLVYSEDAASPSVSQTPSSPFGLSQSDLPLDSESSVESCSADSQPQGKEESTGQTVPKDRSHSAEKDGHGDDGFSGLQGEEGLTEKSSFTKPSQPFFSVRSRDGSTVFQWPSEMIAFTKTEPSLSYSCNPLHFDFKTSQSRATSNPQAENENKADHKSSVRSASTSPVKHNKLVPMSLDNGLVKVRSCYQSSSDTEGCFRLKMHGRCRNTKDWGNNKTRPEGKLKVRDRRHYRSRNKKKRRRRRRRRRVRHQETDRNKSDTEKCKKFLRRSECWEGLDSQFKATTSQQALPLEKSKQSAQNQDEDGSRAPVEERVGNWRREAAGGVNGPAGCLRLDDETLPDGEKVLGSDGSDSAAPSLLRRDVAGHCASCGRDAAGSDAVSLDNLPLCAGDDCKGLRRIQRLKRRRSASLNDVDAVGSEPGPGLHWRPSSGQPSREGSADESSSCSHDRRRKRQKRACALRSPSDCHGEVPLASSGVGNVRVGSIVDPSVKSPRDSSSGAHKRPDSPGFLDGCVDDRQTESPIIDPPSQPEVGDAGCTGTPCQTLQCGQAVPPSQPLSPTNSDTNESDGIHVIALSADDAVKEPGTEAAVAAQVCLLDLREIALQRSDRASQDKSSEHGPPSQPQRFHLVARNEEDKVDREGFHRTTSSPFHPASCFHPTEGMERHCLLHIHPHRQVLHQQVFPTKLKPVLSGPHLPVSSSMLHPVHLPSSIASGSITIRHTILQHHAAFLPPQPPLFSQVLPITRLPLGAEICPPAAPHFVSPPQVSVVAPPSLHPVAVPFHALPRPAVFPPMLAPHPTVIPLQPLF